Proteins encoded by one window of Lycium barbarum isolate Lr01 chromosome 11, ASM1917538v2, whole genome shotgun sequence:
- the LOC132619411 gene encoding uncharacterized protein LOC132619411 — translation MVLVNEAFIRAQHEIDDLRGQLDAQGREMEKYQHLLREKEGELNRAAVLANLRPELDAAKGENRCLKSELAAMTDYNQSLEADKIGLSQDKTQFSLRLDELETTVSQLRGELDSVKADATGLAERNRQLESEVALLNERKRVSEEKVEERSRICEGLRAELEGAVIANDDLKAELEAANGFWFLM, via the exons ATGGTTCTGGTCAATGAAgctttcatccgtgcccaacacgagataGACGATCTTCGAGGGCAACTGGACGCCCAGGGCCGAGAAATGGAGAAATACCAACATCTTCTTCGGGAGAAAGAGGGAGAGTTGAACCGGGCGGCCGTGCTGGCCAACCTTCGGCCTGAGCTTGATGCGGCTAAGGGCGAAAACCGTTGTTTGAAGAGTGAACTGGCTGCTATGACCGATTATAACCAGAGCCTTGAGGCTGACAAAATCGGCCTTAGCCAGGATAAAACCCAGTTTTCCTTGAGGCTGGATGAGCTCGAGACCACGGTttcccaactccggggggaactGGACTCAGTGAAGGCTGATGCTAcgggcttggccgagaggaaccggcagcTAGAGTCCGAGGTTGCTTTGCTCAACGAGCGCAAGAGGGTGTCCGAGGAAAAAGtcgaggagcggtctcggatatgtGAAGGTTTAAGAGCTGAGCTCGAGGGGGCGGTTATTGCCAATGACGaccttaaggccgagctagagGCAGCCAATG gatttTGGTTTTTGATGTAA